The following coding sequences are from one Leptolyngbya sp. NIES-3755 window:
- a CDS encoding hypothetical protein (similar to AA sequence:cyanobase_aa:LBDG_49440): protein MARPSYGAATQSRSRILFTALLDYANEELEVDEHSIDVLRPQIQTHWKCDRRLIVRTKVRFLEALTKRIDSPLTADQIKESLRRFEDFLGILEDNRPNRSGSEVWHFTLNFWHSRFDRSANLQQFDQAWEMARLPQTKPELINSWVQICRDSLEAQNYQRLTTNPLTITDGFSFDVHELYVPLGIVERQEEEEERIFSIAEFLNQLGSKQRIAIVGEPGAGKTTLLQQIATWLIDQNALPIWISLADLQGETLEQYLLNTWLKQATRKISVSVELQESFAEQFRTGKVWLLLDAIDEMAIEASVALTSIARQLRGWISDAHVVLTCRSNVWDNGKNSLESFTTYQNLSFREQTGEFIDRWFQKKSELGDRLKQELNKPERKRVRDAVRNPLRLALMCRSWSLTQGTLPSTKSTLYQQFVETIYAWKQDYFPTTPAQRQQLNHALGQVALRALTQSKTRFRLPYSFLQQAFGEALDLMPLALQLGWLNQVATLNGEKIYAFYHSSFQEYFAAQAIDNWQFFFDNYLIFQSHWREVIFLWLGRTDLEIDQKESFIQALIEFDDRCGGFYSHRAFFLATSGLSEFPQSEKLDEILTKLIEYRFGSKTLAPVREAARIALLQTDRQSAIAVLEQFVSSTPDLFARWSAAYTLGKTLDHGNHFAIQAMIDLLNEIDNTTLQLNICDQLEKINPGNSVAFETINSILKTTESETLQRKAAYILGKNKLDLEKSISTLENLIHSTQNPTLRLQAAENLNALDSTNTIALSVLNSLPTKTKPTSTKPSKALQLERTIATLEQRLAQTTDPINQRRLAYRLATLSPGHQSAIDTLLSLLLQPLPTLHKKIVENLKDVLLEEQLPIVVDRLKEASESIEVYKLLWYCSERMNYPLFDRAWNQEHSQP from the coding sequence ATGGCGCGTCCTAGCTACGGTGCTGCAACTCAATCTCGATCGCGAATTCTCTTCACGGCTCTCCTCGACTATGCCAATGAGGAACTAGAAGTCGATGAGCATTCGATCGATGTTTTGCGCCCTCAAATTCAGACTCATTGGAAATGCGATCGACGTTTAATTGTTCGGACTAAAGTTCGATTTCTAGAAGCATTAACGAAACGAATTGATTCCCCTTTAACAGCCGATCAGATCAAAGAATCACTTAGAAGATTCGAGGATTTTCTTGGCATTCTAGAGGACAATCGCCCGAATCGAAGCGGCTCTGAAGTTTGGCATTTTACGCTTAATTTTTGGCATTCAAGATTCGATCGTTCTGCAAATCTTCAGCAGTTTGATCAAGCTTGGGAAATGGCGCGTTTACCTCAAACAAAACCCGAATTGATTAATTCTTGGGTGCAGATTTGTCGCGATAGTTTAGAAGCTCAAAATTATCAGCGCTTAACGACGAATCCGCTCACAATTACAGATGGATTTTCATTCGATGTGCATGAATTGTATGTGCCATTGGGAATTGTCGAACGACAAGAAGAGGAAGAAGAACGAATTTTCTCGATCGCTGAATTTCTCAATCAATTAGGGTCAAAACAACGAATTGCGATCGTTGGCGAACCGGGAGCCGGAAAAACCACGCTTCTACAGCAAATTGCCACTTGGTTGATTGATCAAAATGCGTTACCAATTTGGATTTCTTTAGCTGATCTGCAAGGCGAAACACTCGAACAATATTTGCTCAATACTTGGTTGAAACAAGCGACTCGAAAAATTAGTGTCTCCGTTGAATTACAAGAATCATTTGCAGAACAATTTCGGACTGGAAAGGTTTGGTTGTTATTAGATGCGATCGATGAAATGGCAATCGAAGCCAGTGTCGCTTTAACCTCGATCGCACGTCAGTTACGCGGCTGGATTTCTGATGCTCATGTCGTTTTAACTTGTCGATCGAATGTTTGGGATAATGGCAAAAATTCCTTAGAATCGTTCACGACTTATCAGAATCTTAGTTTTCGAGAACAGACTGGAGAATTTATCGATCGATGGTTTCAGAAGAAATCAGAATTAGGCGATCGACTAAAACAAGAATTGAATAAACCAGAGCGAAAACGAGTTCGAGATGCTGTTAGAAATCCTCTGAGATTAGCTTTAATGTGCCGTTCTTGGTCGCTAACTCAAGGTACATTACCAAGTACAAAATCAACTTTATATCAACAATTTGTAGAGACAATTTATGCTTGGAAGCAAGACTATTTCCCCACAACACCTGCACAAAGACAGCAATTAAATCATGCACTTGGACAGGTTGCACTACGCGCTTTAACTCAATCAAAAACGCGATTTCGTTTACCTTATTCGTTTTTGCAGCAAGCGTTTGGAGAGGCGCTCGATCTCATGCCTCTAGCGCTTCAACTCGGTTGGTTAAATCAAGTTGCAACTCTGAACGGTGAAAAGATTTATGCGTTTTATCACTCTAGTTTTCAGGAATATTTTGCAGCACAAGCGATCGACAATTGGCAATTCTTCTTCGACAATTATTTAATCTTTCAATCTCATTGGCGCGAAGTTATTTTCTTGTGGTTGGGTCGAACTGATTTAGAAATCGACCAAAAAGAATCGTTCATCCAAGCCTTAATTGAATTTGACGATCGCTGCGGTGGTTTCTACTCACATCGCGCCTTTTTCCTAGCGACTTCCGGTTTATCAGAATTTCCTCAAAGCGAGAAACTAGACGAAATTCTGACAAAATTAATTGAATACCGATTTGGTAGTAAAACGTTAGCACCTGTTCGGGAAGCAGCGAGAATTGCACTTTTGCAAACCGATCGACAAAGTGCGATCGCAGTCTTAGAACAATTCGTCTCCTCAACCCCAGATTTATTTGCGCGTTGGTCAGCCGCTTACACGTTAGGTAAAACGCTCGATCATGGAAATCATTTTGCCATTCAAGCCATGATCGATCTATTGAACGAAATCGACAACACAACACTACAATTGAATATCTGCGATCAATTAGAAAAGATTAATCCTGGAAATTCAGTTGCATTTGAAACAATTAATTCAATTCTCAAAACAACAGAATCAGAAACCTTACAGCGTAAAGCAGCTTATATTTTAGGTAAGAACAAATTGGATTTAGAAAAATCGATTTCAACGCTTGAGAATTTAATTCATTCCACTCAAAACCCAACTTTACGATTGCAAGCCGCAGAAAACCTAAACGCACTAGATTCAACAAATACGATCGCGCTTTCAGTCCTAAATTCTCTTCCAACCAAAACCAAGCCAACCAGCACAAAACCCTCGAAAGCATTACAACTTGAACGCACGATCGCAACCTTAGAACAGCGACTTGCTCAAACGACTGATCCGATCAATCAGCGTCGTCTTGCTTATCGATTAGCTACACTATCACCCGGACATCAAAGCGCGATCGACACTCTTCTTTCTCTATTGCTCCAACCCCTACCCACCCTACACAAGAAGATTGTTGAGAACCTCAAGGATGTACTTTTAGAAGAACAATTGCCGATCGTCGTTGATCGACTAAAAGAAGCTTCCGAATCGATCGAGGTCTATAAACTGCTTTGGTATTGTTCGGAACGAATGAACTATCCGTTGTTCGATCGAGCTTGGAATCAAGAGCATTCTCAACCCTGA
- a CDS encoding hypothetical protein (hypothetical protein OSCI_1020012;~similar to AA sequence:cyanobase_aa:LBDG_33890), which yields MSLEDSLSRPIVLAVDDNLDNLVLLEFQLAAVTDCAVVTATTGEAALHLAEHSQPDLILLDIQLPDISGVEVAERLRQSPTTNRIPIVALTALARNEDRDRILSSGCDEYLTKPYELEDLQAIVTRHLSLSCSPL from the coding sequence ATGAGTTTGGAAGATTCCTTAAGTAGACCGATCGTGCTCGCAGTCGATGACAATCTCGATAATTTGGTACTGCTCGAATTTCAGCTTGCGGCTGTGACTGATTGTGCTGTAGTGACGGCTACAACAGGAGAAGCGGCACTGCACCTCGCAGAACACAGTCAGCCTGATTTGATTTTGCTAGACATTCAACTCCCCGACATTAGCGGTGTTGAAGTGGCTGAACGCTTAAGACAATCCCCAACAACAAATCGGATTCCGATCGTAGCTTTGACCGCACTTGCCAGAAATGAAGACCGCGATCGTATCCTCAGTTCTGGCTGCGATGAGTATCTGACCAAGCCTTATGAATTAGAGGACTTACAAGCGATCGTTACTCGTCATCTGTCGCTGTCATGTTCTCCTCTCTAG
- a CDS encoding hypothetical protein (Protein of unknown function DUF2294;~similar to AA sequence:cyanobase_aa:LBDG_33880) — protein sequence MTSTALPTRGQLERTLSQRVQAFYRTQLGHQPSRVQCHVADGKVIIVLEDSITKPEQLLLETGQEDLAEKVHNDLDKALHPQLQAMIEEIVGVKVIDILSDATFDTGRTGTIVVLEEAPQLRESQSRRPREENMTATDDE from the coding sequence ATGACTTCGACTGCTTTACCGACTCGCGGGCAATTGGAGCGCACCCTATCCCAAAGGGTACAAGCCTTTTATCGAACTCAACTCGGACACCAGCCCAGTCGCGTCCAATGTCATGTCGCAGATGGCAAAGTGATCATCGTGCTGGAAGATTCAATCACTAAACCGGAACAATTGCTGCTTGAAACTGGACAGGAAGACTTGGCAGAGAAAGTTCACAACGATCTTGATAAAGCGCTTCATCCACAGTTACAAGCGATGATTGAAGAGATTGTCGGTGTGAAAGTGATTGATATTCTCAGTGATGCCACGTTTGATACCGGACGTACTGGAACGATCGTGGTTCTAGAAGAAGCGCCACAACTCCGTGAGTCTCAATCTCGCCGCCCTAGAGAGGAGAACATGACAGCGACAGATGACGAGTAA
- a CDS encoding cyclase/dehydrase (similar to AA sequence:cyanobase_aa:LBDG_33860), translating to MLTLISENTALMQGEILLNPRSHSGWGGAVTAKMYLPIALPSVWQQVTDYPRWVQYFPDVTKSEIRQVLEQSGIKRIYQAASKAFLIFTAQVDITLKVLETQNQRIQFFLESGSFSDFHADLQLQPHGDGTILTYSVQATPTIPVPSFLIEQAIRFDLPTNLRQMRSVICTGR from the coding sequence ATGCTGACGTTAATTTCTGAAAACACTGCTTTGATGCAAGGCGAGATTTTGCTGAATCCACGATCGCATTCTGGTTGGGGTGGAGCCGTGACCGCGAAAATGTATTTACCGATCGCGCTTCCGTCGGTATGGCAACAGGTAACAGACTATCCACGCTGGGTGCAATATTTCCCGGATGTGACGAAGAGCGAGATTCGGCAAGTCTTGGAACAATCTGGCATCAAACGAATTTATCAAGCGGCAAGTAAAGCATTTCTGATTTTCACGGCTCAGGTCGATATCACGCTCAAAGTATTGGAAACTCAGAATCAGCGAATTCAGTTTTTCTTAGAGTCCGGTAGTTTCAGCGATTTCCATGCTGATTTACAGTTACAACCGCATGGAGATGGAACGATTCTGACTTATTCAGTACAAGCAACTCCGACGATTCCAGTGCCAAGCTTTTTGATCGAGCAAGCGATCCGATTCGATTTGCCTACGAATTTAAGACAAATGCGATCGGTCATTTGTACAGGGCGATAA
- a CDS encoding hypothetical protein (similar to AA sequence:cyanobase_aa:LBDG_33870) gives MVMNQPNNSRAVVYVVVLALTAIVWILRGIGLFAFVPGFVLWILIGLSIVLTIVNGLIEVR, from the coding sequence ATGGTTATGAATCAGCCCAATAACTCTAGAGCCGTTGTGTATGTTGTTGTTCTTGCTTTAACCGCGATCGTCTGGATTTTACGCGGAATCGGACTGTTCGCATTTGTGCCCGGATTCGTCCTTTGGATATTGATTGGATTGTCGATCGTGCTCACCATTGTGAATGGATTGATCGAAGTGCGCTAA